In Burkholderia contaminans, the following proteins share a genomic window:
- a CDS encoding YchJ family protein → MILNRPDACPCGGASPAPAGKAPAPRYAACCGRFIDGGQAAPTALELMRSRYSAYVLGATDYLRATWAARTCPADLDTDPDAPDAPRWLGLAVKRHAPLDERHAEVEFVARYKVGGRAYRLHETSRFERDEQGFWRYVDGEVSER, encoded by the coding sequence ATGATTTTGAACCGACCTGACGCGTGCCCGTGCGGCGGCGCGTCCCCCGCTCCCGCCGGCAAAGCGCCGGCGCCCCGCTATGCGGCCTGCTGCGGCCGCTTCATCGACGGCGGCCAAGCCGCGCCGACCGCGCTCGAGTTGATGCGCTCGCGGTACAGCGCGTACGTGCTCGGCGCGACCGACTACCTGCGCGCGACCTGGGCCGCGCGCACCTGCCCGGCCGATCTCGACACCGACCCCGACGCACCGGACGCGCCGCGCTGGCTCGGGCTCGCGGTCAAACGCCACGCGCCGCTCGACGAGCGGCACGCGGAGGTCGAGTTCGTGGCGCGCTACAAGGTCGGCGGACGCGCTTACCGGCTCCACGAGACGAGCCGTTTCGAGCGCGACGAACAGGGATTCTGGCGCTATGTCGACGGCGAAGTAAGTGAACGTTGA